The Echinicola rosea genome has a segment encoding these proteins:
- the rpoB gene encoding DNA-directed RNA polymerase subunit beta — translation MAIQNQTERKSFSSIKVVKDYPDFLDIQLQSFKDFFQLDTPAEKRRQDGLFKVFSENFPISDSRENFTLEFIDYTVDPPKYSVGECIDRGLTYSVPLKAKLRLLCSDEDNEDFETIEQEVFLGNLPYMTEKGSFVINGAERVIVSQLHRSPGVFFAQSKHTNGTKLYSARIIPFKGSWIEFATDINNVMYAYIDRKKKFPVTTLLRAIGYGSDKAILDLFGLSEEIDATKSNLKKIVGRKLAARVLKTWVEDFVDEDTGEVVSIDRNEVLLERDSVLTDEDIELILDSGAKSVILHRDDVNIADYSIIYNTLQKDNSNSEKEAVEVIYRQLRNTEAPDEATAREVIHGLFFSDKRYDLGEVGRYRINKKLGLDIEAEKIVLTTEDIINIVKYLIGLINSKAVVDDIDHLSNRRVRTVGEQLYSQFGVGLARMARTIRERMNVRDNEDFKPVDLINARTLSSVINSFFGTNQLSQFMDQTNPLAELTHKRRLSALGPGGLSRERAGFEVRDVHYTHYGRLCTIETPEGPNIGLISSLCVHAKVNSMGFLETPYRKVKEGKAGMESEDIVFLTAEEEDNNNIAQANAPLEADGSFVNDRVKARYEGDFPVLEPKEISYMDVAPNQIVSVAASLIPFLEHDDANRALMGSNMQRQAVPLLKAESPIVGTGLEAKAAVDSRSLIIAEADGVVDFVDAKKIVIKYDLSDDELLVNFSDEYKSYDLIKFRRTNQDTTINLTPLVLKGQRVTKGQVLVEGYSTNQGELALGKNLKVAYMPWQGYNFEDAIVISERVVREDIFTSIHVEEFQLEVRDTKRGEEELTSEIPNVSEEAVKNLDENGIIRIGAELKEGDIIIGKITPKGETDPTPEEKLLRAIFGDKAGDVKDASLKASPSLNGVVIETKLFSRPKKDKELRAKAKAEVEKLKQAYTKELLGVRAKMINKLVSILDGMTSLGVKHKFGDEIISKGVKFNHQNIENNLFPAKNPYRDESNYNVPEEANLISDIILDDWTEDEHTNSLIQQLVKNYTNTRNEISGRFKRDRFTLEVGDELPAGIVRLAKVYVAKKRKLKVGDKMAGRHGNKGIVAKIVRDEDMPFLEDGTPMDIVLNPLGVPSRMNIGQIFETVLAWAGEKMNKKYATPIFDGATTEEVAAELDLAGLPSFGRTYLFDGLTGKQFDQPVTVGIAYMLKLGHLVDDKMHARSIGPYSLITQQPLGGKAQFGGQRFGEMEVWALEAFGASHVLQEILTVKSDDVIGRAKAYESIVKGENLPKPNIPESFNVLVHELRGLALEITLD, via the coding sequence TGAAACAATAGAACAGGAAGTATTCTTGGGAAACCTTCCGTATATGACCGAAAAGGGCTCTTTTGTCATTAACGGCGCGGAAAGGGTAATCGTATCCCAGCTTCATAGGTCTCCAGGGGTGTTCTTTGCGCAAAGTAAACACACTAACGGTACCAAGCTGTATTCTGCCCGAATTATTCCGTTTAAGGGATCTTGGATAGAATTCGCTACGGATATCAATAATGTCATGTATGCTTACATCGACAGAAAGAAAAAATTCCCAGTTACCACTCTTTTGAGAGCTATTGGTTATGGTTCTGATAAAGCAATCTTGGACTTATTTGGCCTATCAGAAGAAATTGATGCTACTAAATCCAACCTTAAGAAGATTGTCGGTAGGAAACTAGCTGCCCGTGTTTTGAAAACCTGGGTAGAGGATTTTGTGGATGAGGATACTGGTGAAGTAGTTTCTATTGACCGAAACGAAGTGTTGTTGGAAAGGGATTCTGTGCTGACTGATGAGGACATTGAATTGATCCTGGATTCAGGGGCAAAGAGTGTGATCCTTCACCGAGATGATGTCAACATCGCGGATTACTCCATCATTTACAATACGCTTCAGAAAGATAATTCAAACTCTGAGAAAGAGGCAGTGGAGGTGATTTACCGACAACTGCGTAACACAGAGGCTCCTGACGAAGCCACTGCCAGAGAGGTTATCCATGGCCTGTTCTTCTCTGATAAGCGATACGATCTTGGTGAAGTAGGTCGTTACAGGATCAATAAGAAACTCGGGCTTGATATCGAAGCGGAGAAGATCGTTCTGACGACAGAAGATATCATTAATATCGTAAAATACCTGATCGGTCTTATTAATTCCAAAGCGGTGGTCGATGATATTGACCACTTGAGCAATAGGAGGGTAAGAACCGTTGGGGAGCAATTATATAGCCAGTTCGGCGTAGGACTTGCGAGAATGGCAAGAACTATCCGAGAAAGAATGAACGTAAGGGATAACGAGGACTTTAAGCCTGTTGACCTGATCAATGCAAGGACATTGTCCTCAGTGATCAATTCTTTCTTTGGTACCAACCAACTATCCCAGTTTATGGATCAGACTAACCCACTGGCAGAACTTACGCACAAGCGTAGATTGTCAGCTTTGGGGCCAGGTGGTCTTTCCCGGGAGCGTGCAGGTTTTGAGGTACGAGATGTTCACTATACGCACTACGGTCGTCTATGTACGATTGAGACTCCTGAGGGACCAAATATTGGACTGATTTCATCTCTTTGTGTACACGCCAAAGTGAATTCCATGGGCTTCTTGGAAACACCATATAGAAAGGTGAAAGAAGGAAAGGCCGGAATGGAATCAGAAGATATTGTATTCCTTACTGCAGAGGAGGAAGATAATAATAACATCGCCCAGGCCAATGCACCGTTAGAAGCAGATGGAAGCTTTGTAAACGATCGTGTAAAGGCGCGCTACGAAGGTGACTTCCCGGTGCTGGAGCCGAAAGAGATCAGTTATATGGACGTGGCGCCAAACCAGATTGTGTCCGTGGCCGCATCCTTGATTCCTTTCTTGGAGCACGATGATGCCAACCGTGCCCTGATGGGATCCAACATGCAGCGTCAGGCCGTGCCACTTCTCAAGGCTGAATCGCCTATAGTAGGTACAGGTCTGGAAGCCAAAGCCGCTGTGGATTCCCGTTCACTGATCATTGCTGAGGCGGATGGTGTCGTTGATTTTGTAGATGCCAAGAAAATTGTCATCAAGTATGACTTGAGCGATGATGAGCTATTGGTGAACTTCAGCGACGAATATAAGTCTTATGACTTGATCAAATTTAGAAGAACCAACCAAGATACGACCATTAACCTGACACCACTGGTGCTGAAGGGGCAACGTGTGACAAAAGGCCAGGTATTGGTAGAGGGATATTCCACCAATCAGGGAGAATTGGCGCTTGGTAAAAACCTGAAAGTGGCTTACATGCCATGGCAAGGATATAACTTCGAGGATGCGATTGTGATTTCCGAGCGTGTGGTTCGGGAAGATATCTTTACTTCCATCCACGTAGAGGAATTCCAACTAGAAGTAAGGGATACCAAACGTGGCGAGGAAGAATTGACTTCAGAAATTCCAAACGTATCTGAAGAGGCTGTTAAGAATCTAGACGAAAATGGCATCATCCGTATCGGTGCAGAGCTGAAAGAGGGTGATATCATTATCGGTAAGATTACGCCAAAAGGGGAAACGGATCCTACTCCAGAGGAGAAGCTCCTTAGAGCGATCTTCGGTGACAAAGCAGGTGATGTGAAAGATGCCTCTCTGAAGGCTTCTCCATCCCTAAATGGTGTGGTAATCGAAACCAAATTATTCTCCAGGCCTAAGAAAGACAAGGAGTTGCGTGCTAAAGCCAAAGCGGAAGTGGAAAAACTGAAGCAGGCTTACACAAAAGAACTTCTTGGTGTGAGGGCTAAAATGATCAATAAATTGGTCAGTATTCTTGATGGGATGACCTCTTTGGGTGTTAAGCACAAGTTTGGTGATGAAATCATCAGCAAGGGTGTGAAATTTAACCATCAAAACATCGAGAATAATCTCTTCCCTGCCAAGAATCCTTACCGGGATGAGAGTAATTATAATGTACCAGAAGAGGCAAATCTTATCTCTGATATTATCCTTGATGACTGGACGGAAGATGAGCATACCAACAGCTTGATCCAACAATTGGTGAAAAACTATACCAATACCAGGAATGAAATCTCTGGTAGGTTTAAGCGAGACAGGTTTACCTTGGAAGTAGGTGATGAACTTCCTGCCGGAATTGTCAGACTTGCCAAAGTTTATGTGGCCAAGAAGCGTAAACTTAAAGTAGGTGATAAGATGGCCGGTCGTCACGGTAACAAAGGGATCGTGGCGAAGATCGTTCGTGATGAGGATATGCCGTTCTTAGAAGATGGAACACCAATGGACATTGTACTTAACCCACTTGGTGTACCTTCGCGTATGAATATCGGTCAGATCTTTGAAACCGTATTGGCATGGGCAGGTGAGAAGATGAACAAGAAATATGCAACACCGATCTTTGATGGTGCTACCACTGAGGAAGTAGCCGCTGAGCTTGATTTGGCTGGATTACCATCCTTTGGTAGAACGTATCTGTTTGATGGACTTACAGGTAAGCAGTTTGATCAGCCTGTGACCGTGGGTATAGCCTACATGCTGAAGCTGGGTCACTTGGTAGATGATAAGATGCATGCAAGATCGATTGGTCCATATTCCCTGATTACCCAGCAGCCATTGGGTGGTAAAGCCCAGTTTGGTGGCCAGCGTTTTGGAGAGATGGAAGTTTGGGCATTGGAGGCCTTTGGTGCTTCCCATGTGCTACAAGAAATTCTTACGGTGAAGTCTGATGATGTGATTGGTAGGGCCAAGGCTTACGAGTCTATTGTAAAAGGTGAAAACCTTCCAAAACCGAATATTCCTGAATCTTTCAATGTATTGGTTCATGAACTAAGAGGTTTGGCACTAGAAATCACACTCGACTAA